From one Triticum aestivum cultivar Chinese Spring chromosome 4B, IWGSC CS RefSeq v2.1, whole genome shotgun sequence genomic stretch:
- the LOC123094267 gene encoding polygalacturonase ADPG2-like yields MDFYAAGDGATSDAEAFEETWKVACSSHNSEVIMYIPAGKTFLLNQTRFDGPCKSPITVQVDCKRIDVVAPNSLYSKPSDLLTFYGVDNLTVNGSSQTDGRGAQWWDCYNKKSLSLAHCNNLRVTNIRLKDIADKNLILYECMQVQVHNVSIAALGDSPNTDGINMGSSNHVNISSCSMHTGDDCVSILSGTTDVNVTNTTCGPGHGISVGSLGGVGDGPTLVERITVSNCSFFNTTTGVRIKLWQGGQGKATGFLFTKLRMTAIRLLIDIDQFYCPQGNGPPRDGGVAITDPLFVDIQGTSSERETIKIMCSKSVPCHDI; encoded by the exons ATGGATTTTTATGCCGCTGGGGACGGTGCGACGAGTGATGCCGAG GCGTTCGAGGAGACGTGGAAAGTAGCCTGCAGCAGCCACAACAGCGAGGTGATCATGTACATCCCTGCAGGAAAGACATTCTTGCTGAACCAGACCAGGTTCGACGGACCCTGTAAGTCGCCCATCACCGTACAGGTCG ATTGCAAGAGAATTGACGTCGTGGCACCAAACTCCCTCTATTCAAAGCCATCAGACCTCCTGACCTTCTATGGTGTCGACAACCTAACAGTGAACGGGAGCAGCCAAACAGATGGGCGAGGCGCCCAGTGGTGGGATTGCTACAACAAAAAG TCATTGTCACTCGCGCACTGCAACAATCTACGGGTGACCAACATACGTCTCAAGGACATCGCCGACAAGAACTTGATCCTGTATGAGTGCATGCAGGTGCAGGTGCACAACGTCTCCATCGCGGCGCTGGGCGACAGCCCCAACACCGACGGGATCAACATGGGCTCCTCCAACCATGTAAACATCTCGTCTTGCTCTATGCACACCG GTGATGATTGTGTGTCGATTCTATCGGGAACCACCGATGTTAACGTCACTAACACCACCTGCGGGCCTGGTCATGGCATCag TGTGGGAAGTCTTGGAGGTGTTGGTGACGGCCCAACGCTGGTGGAAAGAATTACAGTGTCCAACTGCAGCTTCTTCAATACCACGACCGGTGTGAGGATCAAATTGTGGCAG GGAGGGCAAGGCAAAGCAACCGGATTCCTTTTCACCAAACTCAGAATGACTGCTATCCGGTTGCTTATCGACATCGACCAGTTCTATTGCCCCCAAGGAAACGGTCCACCACG AGATGGTGGTGTGGCCATAACGGACCCTCTATTCGTCGACATCCAGGGGACGTCCTCAGAACGAGAGACCATCAAGATCATGTGCAGCAAGAGTGTGCCGTGCCACGACATCTAG